Proteins encoded in a region of the Frondihabitans sp. 762G35 genome:
- a CDS encoding glycoside hydrolase family 35 protein, with protein MTSRFTVGDDDFLLDGRPHRVLSGALHYFRVHPDHWADRIEKAKQLGLNTIETYVPWNDHEPVQGTWVDAGILDLARFLDLVAEAGLHAIVRPGPYICAEYDNGGLPAWLFSDPTTGIRRSEPRFLDAVGSYLRRVYEIVVPRQIDRGGPVVLVQIENEYGAYSDDRAYLEALVALTLDAGVTVPLTTVDQPEDRMLENGSLPGLLRTGSFGSRSRERLATLRQHQRTGPLMCSEYWNGWFDHWGDEHHTTPAAEQARDLDELLALGASVNLYMLHGGTNFGFTNGANDKGVYEPTVTSYDYDAPLDEAGNPTEKFFAFREVFAKYADVPPLTLERSEQPVPTPELRVAGAASLLPALDRLGSWQTSPEGDPPLFDDLGHYRGYLVLRADLGAAFAGGELAAAEVRDRASVFLDGVRVGTLERMNGDRALALPAGRDLVILLEDMGRVNYDRRIGERKGLVGPVTIDGDAVAWSALPLEVEGLLALVGSGAAVPAAATGADAVAEPSGPAVVRFAFDLAEPADLFLDTEGCGKGVAFVNGFPLGRYWRVGPQQTLYVPGPATLAGVNELVLFEVEDGHPAPVFSPAARLGPVALDALARQGA; from the coding sequence ATGACCAGCCGCTTCACCGTCGGCGACGACGACTTCCTGCTCGACGGGCGGCCCCACCGCGTCCTGTCCGGCGCCCTGCACTACTTCCGCGTCCACCCCGACCACTGGGCGGACCGGATCGAGAAGGCGAAGCAGCTGGGCCTCAACACCATCGAGACCTACGTCCCCTGGAACGACCACGAGCCCGTACAGGGCACCTGGGTCGACGCGGGGATCCTCGACCTCGCGCGGTTCCTCGACCTCGTCGCCGAGGCGGGCCTCCACGCCATCGTCCGCCCCGGGCCCTACATCTGCGCGGAGTACGACAACGGCGGGCTGCCGGCCTGGCTGTTCTCGGACCCGACCACGGGCATCCGGCGGTCGGAGCCCCGCTTCCTCGACGCGGTCGGGAGCTACCTCCGACGCGTCTACGAGATCGTCGTGCCGCGGCAGATCGACCGCGGCGGACCCGTCGTCCTCGTGCAGATCGAGAACGAGTACGGCGCCTACTCCGACGACCGGGCCTACCTCGAAGCGCTCGTCGCCCTCACCCTCGACGCGGGCGTCACCGTCCCGCTGACCACGGTCGACCAGCCGGAGGACCGGATGCTCGAGAACGGCAGCCTGCCGGGGCTCCTGCGGACCGGCTCGTTCGGGTCGCGCAGCCGCGAGCGTCTCGCCACCCTGAGGCAGCACCAGAGGACCGGGCCGCTGATGTGCTCCGAGTACTGGAACGGCTGGTTCGACCACTGGGGCGACGAGCACCACACGACGCCGGCGGCGGAGCAGGCGCGCGACCTCGACGAGCTCCTGGCCCTCGGCGCCAGCGTCAACCTCTACATGCTCCACGGCGGGACGAACTTCGGCTTCACGAACGGCGCCAACGACAAGGGCGTCTACGAGCCGACGGTCACGAGCTACGACTACGACGCGCCTCTCGACGAGGCCGGGAACCCCACCGAGAAGTTCTTCGCCTTCCGGGAGGTCTTCGCGAAGTACGCCGACGTCCCGCCGCTGACGCTCGAGCGCTCCGAGCAGCCCGTGCCGACGCCGGAGCTGCGGGTCGCAGGAGCCGCGTCGCTCCTGCCCGCGCTCGACCGGCTCGGCTCCTGGCAGACGTCGCCGGAGGGCGACCCTCCCCTCTTCGACGATCTCGGGCACTACCGCGGCTACCTCGTGCTGCGCGCCGACCTCGGTGCCGCCTTCGCCGGGGGAGAGCTCGCCGCGGCCGAGGTGCGGGATCGCGCGAGCGTCTTCCTCGACGGCGTGCGCGTCGGCACCCTGGAGCGCATGAACGGCGACCGCGCGCTCGCCCTTCCGGCCGGCCGCGACCTGGTGATCCTCCTCGAGGACATGGGTCGGGTGAACTACGACCGGCGGATCGGAGAGCGCAAGGGGCTCGTCGGACCGGTCACGATCGACGGCGACGCCGTCGCCTGGTCGGCGCTCCCGCTCGAGGTCGAGGGACTGCTGGCGCTCGTCGGCTCGGGCGCCGCGGTTCCCGCTGCTGCCACCGGTGCGGACGCCGTCGCCGAGCCGTCCGGCCCCGCCGTGGTGCGGTTCGCGTTCGACCTGGCGGAACCCGCCGACCTCTTCCTCGACACGGAGGGCTGCGGCAAGGGCGTGGCGTTCGTCAACGGCTTCCCGCTCGGTCGGTACTGGAGGGTCGGTCCGCAGCAGACGCTCTACGTGCCCGGTCCGGCCACGCTGGCGGGGGTCAACGAGCTGGTGCTGTTCGAGGTCGAGGACGGGCATCCTGCCCCGGTGTTCTCGCCCGCGGCGCGCCTCGGCCCCGTCGCCCTCGACGCGCTCGCACGGCAGGGCGCCTGA
- a CDS encoding ABC transporter substrate-binding protein: MHKRLRTIAAAAVATIAVTAALAGCSSGGSTSGGSGGNAAQVDEALKKGGTLTYWSWTPSGAAQVAAFEKAYPKVKVKLVNAGTGNDEYTKLQNAVKAGSGAPDVAQVEYFALPQFALADSLTDLTQFGFDSLKSKYTSGTWGSVDLDGKLYGLPQDSGPMAMFYNKTLFDKYGIAVPKTWDEYIAAAKKLHTADPSAYITSDTGDAGFTTSMIWQAGGRPFSVDGTKLTVNLQDEGTKKWADTWNELVDGKLLAQTPGFTDDWYKQLAGGQIATQISGAWMPGVLESGAKGGSGNWRVAPIPTYDGKTAVTAENGGGAQVVMKQSKNQALAAGFVKWLNSSSGSVDTFLASGGFPSTTATLTSSSFLATKPDYFGGQAINEVLQGSSDSVASGWNYLPFQVYANSIYADTVGQSYQNAGDLNSGLKAWQAAIVKYGNEQGFTVSSK, encoded by the coding sequence ATGCACAAGCGCTTGAGGACCATCGCGGCGGCGGCCGTCGCCACGATCGCCGTCACCGCGGCCCTGGCCGGCTGCTCCAGCGGAGGCTCGACCTCCGGAGGCTCCGGCGGCAACGCCGCACAGGTCGACGAGGCTCTGAAGAAGGGCGGGACGCTCACCTACTGGTCGTGGACTCCGTCCGGCGCCGCGCAGGTCGCCGCGTTCGAGAAGGCCTACCCCAAGGTGAAGGTCAAGCTCGTCAACGCCGGCACCGGCAACGACGAGTACACGAAGCTCCAGAACGCCGTGAAGGCCGGATCCGGCGCTCCCGACGTCGCGCAGGTCGAGTACTTCGCCCTCCCGCAGTTCGCCCTCGCCGACTCGCTCACCGACCTCACGCAGTTCGGATTCGACTCGCTGAAGAGCAAGTACACCTCCGGCACCTGGGGCTCGGTCGACCTGGACGGCAAGCTGTACGGCCTGCCCCAGGACTCCGGCCCCATGGCGATGTTCTACAACAAGACCCTGTTCGACAAGTACGGCATCGCCGTGCCGAAGACGTGGGACGAGTACATCGCGGCCGCGAAGAAGCTGCACACCGCCGACCCCTCCGCCTACATCACCTCCGACACCGGCGACGCCGGCTTCACGACGAGCATGATCTGGCAGGCCGGCGGCCGTCCCTTCTCGGTCGACGGCACCAAGCTGACCGTCAACCTCCAGGACGAGGGCACCAAGAAGTGGGCCGACACCTGGAACGAGCTCGTCGACGGCAAGCTCCTCGCCCAGACGCCCGGCTTCACCGACGACTGGTACAAGCAGCTCGCCGGTGGACAGATCGCAACCCAGATCTCGGGTGCCTGGATGCCCGGCGTGCTCGAGTCCGGCGCGAAGGGCGGCAGCGGCAACTGGCGCGTCGCCCCGATCCCGACCTACGACGGCAAGACCGCCGTCACCGCCGAGAACGGCGGCGGGGCTCAGGTCGTCATGAAGCAGAGCAAGAACCAGGCCCTCGCGGCCGGCTTCGTGAAGTGGCTCAACTCGAGCTCCGGCAGCGTCGACACGTTCCTCGCCTCCGGCGGCTTCCCGTCGACCACGGCGACCCTCACGTCGTCGTCGTTCCTCGCCACCAAGCCCGACTACTTCGGCGGTCAGGCGATCAACGAGGTGCTCCAGGGCTCGTCCGACTCGGTGGCGTCCGGCTGGAACTACCTCCCGTTCCAGGTCTACGCGAACAGCATCTACGCCGACACCGTCGGCCAGTCGTACCAGAACGCCGGCGACCTGAACTCGGGCCTCAAGGCCTGGCAGGCTGCCATCGTGAAGTACGGCAACGAGCAGGGCTTCACGGTCAGCAGCAAGTAG
- a CDS encoding carbohydrate ABC transporter permease — MTTLTSRTATPAGAPRPASKRRRPFSGVQGKKSLPLTAVMVIFLVYSLVPLFYLVVNSTKSQANLLSSFGLWFAGGFDLFANVHDVFTYDGGIFLQWFGNTLLYVVVGAGGATFLATIAGYGLAKFRFVGRRLVFAVVLGSIAIPGTALAVPTFLLFSKIGLTNTPWAIILPSLVSPFGLYLVWTYAVDAIPTELLEAARMDGASEVRIFFTIAVKLLTPGIVTVLLFSVVATWNNYFLPLIMLSDPRWYPLTVGLNQWSAQAQGVSADPIYNLVVTGSLITIVPIVVVFLLLQRYWQSGLGAGGVKQ, encoded by the coding sequence ATGACCACGCTCACCAGCCGCACCGCGACTCCGGCCGGAGCCCCGCGCCCCGCGTCGAAGCGTCGCCGCCCGTTCTCCGGCGTCCAGGGCAAGAAGTCGCTCCCGCTGACCGCCGTCATGGTGATCTTCCTCGTCTACTCGCTCGTTCCCCTCTTCTACCTCGTCGTGAACTCGACGAAGTCGCAGGCGAACCTCCTGTCGTCGTTCGGCCTCTGGTTCGCGGGCGGGTTCGACCTCTTCGCGAACGTCCACGACGTCTTCACCTACGACGGCGGCATCTTCCTCCAGTGGTTCGGCAACACGCTGCTGTACGTGGTGGTCGGCGCCGGAGGCGCGACGTTCCTGGCCACGATCGCCGGCTACGGCCTCGCGAAGTTCCGCTTCGTCGGTCGACGTCTCGTCTTCGCCGTCGTGCTCGGCTCGATCGCGATCCCCGGCACCGCGCTCGCCGTGCCGACGTTCCTCCTCTTCAGCAAGATCGGCCTGACGAACACGCCCTGGGCGATCATCCTGCCGTCGCTCGTGAGCCCGTTCGGGCTCTACCTGGTCTGGACCTATGCGGTCGACGCGATCCCGACCGAACTGCTCGAGGCGGCCCGGATGGACGGCGCCAGCGAGGTGCGGATCTTCTTCACCATCGCGGTCAAGCTGCTCACGCCCGGCATCGTCACCGTCCTGCTCTTCTCCGTCGTCGCCACCTGGAACAACTACTTCCTGCCGCTCATCATGCTGAGCGACCCCCGGTGGTACCCGCTCACGGTCGGCCTCAACCAGTGGAGCGCCCAGGCCCAGGGCGTCTCCGCCGACCCGATCTACAACCTCGTCGTGACCGGCTCGCTGATCACGATCGTCCCCATCGTCGTCGTCTTCCTCCTGCTGCAGCGCTACTGGCAGTCGGGACTCGGCGCCGGAGGCGTGAAGCAGTAG